In Juglans microcarpa x Juglans regia isolate MS1-56 chromosome 7D, Jm3101_v1.0, whole genome shotgun sequence, the following are encoded in one genomic region:
- the LOC121238760 gene encoding glucan endo-1,3-beta-glucosidase 4-like: MMPEKWVQSLFLLVVGIFTHASGAFVGINIGTDVSNLPPTSDLVAILKAHQITHVRLYDADSHILKALSASGIEVMVGVLNEEVLSIGESASAAATWINKNVAAYLPSTNITAISVGSEVLTSIPNAAPVLVSAMNFLHKALVAANLNFQVKVSTPQSMDIIPRSFPPSTATFNSSWNSTIYQLLQFLKSTNSYYMLNAYPYYGYTKGDGIFPIDYALFRPLSSVKQIVDPNTLFHYNSMFDAMVDATYYSIEAFNFSGIPIVVTETGWPWFGGADEPDATVENAETFINNLIKRVLNNSGPPSQPRMPINTYIYELFNEDKRPGPASEETWGVLFANGSAVYPLRLSTSDQITENSSVVFCVVKPGADSDKLRDGLNWACGPGQANCTAIQTEQSCYYPDTLEHHASYAYNDYYQKMRSVGGTCDFSGTAMTTTNDPSSGSCHFAGSSNSNTSTGGLSPPVAFGPTNPFEGSSSSMHSLRLQHLISAAFFALVLL; the protein is encoded by the exons ATGATGCCCGAAAAATGGGTTCAGAGTCTGTTTTTGCTCGTTGTTGGCATTTTTACCCATGCATCAG GTGCATTCGTGGGGATAAACATTGGTACTGATGTTTCCAATCTGCCGCCAACCTCAGATCTTGTTGCGATTCTCAAGGCCCATCAAATTACTCACGTGCGCCTTTATGACGCTGATTCTCATATTCTGAAAGCCCTTTCTGCCAGTGGGATTGAAGTAATGGTTGGTGTCTTAAATGAGGAAGTTTTAAGCATTGGAGAATCTGCATCAGCAGCAGCAACCTGGATTAATAAAAATGTTGCAGCTTATTTGCCCTCAACCAATATTACTGCAATTTCTGTAGGCAGTGAGGTTCTTACCTCAATCCCTAATGCAGCCCCCGTCTTAGTTTCCGCCATGAATTTCCTTCATAAAGCACTAGTCGCTGCAAACCTAAATTTTCAGGTCAAAGTTTCCACTCCCCAGTCCATGGATATAATCCCTAGATCTTTCCCTCCCTCCACCGCCACCTTCAATTCCTCATGGAACTCTACTATATACCAACTCCTTCAGTTTTTAAAAAGCACTAATTCCTATTACATGTTAAATGCCTATCCCTATTATGGATACACAAAAGGGGATGGCATTTTCCCAATTGATTATGCTCTTTTCCGACCACTTTCCTCGGTCAAGCAGATTGTTGACCCAAACACCCTTTTCCACTATAACAGCATGTTTGACGCCATGGTGGATGCTACCTATTATTCTATAGaagcttttaatttttctggaaTCCCTATTGTTGTGACAGAGACCGGCTGGCCATGGTTTGGGGGAGCAGATGAACCCGATGCCACTGTGGAAAATGCTGAGACCTTTATTAATAATCTGATCAAGCGAGTTCTAAATAATTCAGGTCCCCCAAGTCAGCCAAGGATGCCCATTAACACTTACATTtatgagttattcaatgaagaTAAGAGGCCTGGGCCGGCATCAGAGGAAACATGGGGTGTTCTTTTCGCTAATGGTTCTGCTGTTTATCCATTGCGACTGAGTACTTCTGACCAGATTACAGAAAATTCTTCTGTGGTTTTCTGTGTGGTAAAACCTGGTGCAGATTCTGATAAGTTGCGAGATGGCCTAAACTGGGCTTGTGGGCCCGGCCAAGCTAACTGCACTGCTATTCAAACAGAGCAGTCGTGCTATTACCCTGATACTCTTGAACATCATGCTTCTTATGCCTACAATGATTATTATCAAAAGATGCGTAGCGTTGGTGGAACATGTGACTTTAGTGGTACAGCTATGACCACCACTAATGATCCCA GTTCTGGATCATGTCACTTTGCAGGAAG TTCTAATTCGAATACAAGTACTGGGGGACTTTCACCACCGGTAGCATTTGGACCGACAAACCCATTTGAAGGGAGCTCAAGTTCAATGCACAGTCTCAGGCTTCAACATCTGATTTCTGCCGCATTTTTTGCTCTAGTTTTGCTTTGA